The DNA segment CTGCGCGATGATGAAGAAGATGATCAGGCTTTGCTGGCTCATCTTGAACTGGTTGCCGCCGAAAATGGCAGCGAAGGCTATAACCGTGTAAATGCCAACGTTATAGAGGAAATAGCTGAACAGGTAGCTCAGCAGATCCGGCATTTTGCGGATATGCTTCAGGGAGAATACGATGCGGTTAACCGCCACTTTCAGGTAATTGGTTTTTGGGGTGGCCACTTTCTTTTCCTTGAGCAGGATGAAAGTTAGCAGTGAAAAGAGGAAAATATGCGCAGCGTTCATCGGCCAGATCCAGCGGTAAGCTCCTTTATTCACCAAAAGAAGCGCTACCAGCAGGGAAACCAAGCCACCCAGATAACCCAATCCCCAGCCTAAACCGGAGATTTTACCAATAGTCTCAGGCGTACTCACTTCCGGCAAAAAGGCGTCGTAAAAGACCAGAGCGCTGTTGAAAGAGAAATTGGCGATGATAAAGAGAATCATGCCCAAGATGTAATCGCCTTTTCCGGCGAAGAAGAGCAGAGCGGTTGAGGCGATGGTGAGGTAGGTGAAGACGAAGAGGAATTTCTTTTTGGAATGGGAATAATCTGCCATCGCGCCCAGGATGGGAGCTGCGATCGCGGCCAGGGTCATGGAGATCGACACGGCCAAAGACCAGTACCATTCCCCACCTTCGGGACGTCCGGCGGCGATGCTGTTCACAAAAAACACGCTGAAAACCACCGTCACCATCACCGTGGTGAAAGCGGAATTCGCGAAGTCATAGAACATCCAGCCAACGGAGCTTTTACTCAGTTTCAAGCGGTAACCTCCATAAGGTCCAATCTTTGCAAGCCAGGCCATTCCAGGCAGAGGTCCTCCCTGGGGCTGGCGATGAATATCTGGTAGCGGTAATCCACAAATTCGGCTATGCGATGGGCATGGTCCTTGTCCAACTCGGCGAAAACATCGTCGAAGAGCAGGATGGGTCTGATGCCTGTGAGTTCCTGGATCAGGGCTGCCTGGATTAGTTTGAGGATGATCACGGTGATCCGTTTTTGGCCTTGGGAGCCGTAAGTTTTCAAGTTGTGTCCATTCAAGCGGAATTCGTAATCGTCAATGTGGGCCCCGGCCAGGCTTCGCTGGTAGCGTT comes from the Candidatus Cloacimonadota bacterium genome and includes:
- a CDS encoding MFS transporter — protein: MKLSKSSVGWMFYDFANSAFTTVMVTVVFSVFFVNSIAAGRPEGGEWYWSLAVSISMTLAAIAAPILGAMADYSHSKKKFLFVFTYLTIASTALLFFAGKGDYILGMILFIIANFSFNSALVFYDAFLPEVSTPETIGKISGLGWGLGYLGGLVSLLVALLLVNKGAYRWIWPMNAAHIFLFSLLTFILLKEKKVATPKTNYLKVAVNRIVFSLKHIRKMPDLLSYLFSYFLYNVGIYTVIAFAAIFGGNQFKMSQQSLIIFFIIAQVTSVIGAVAFGWLSDKYNVRLSLSVSILVWIGVVAWAFFCTSAKEYYALGLVAGLAIGSSQANSRTMLSILTPLDRQAEFFGFYTLVGRISAIVGPFVYGNLTRVTGNQRYAIVSLGAFFILGWFILQKVNLERGKSLSKTYEFN